ACACAACCGACAGATGAGTTCGAGGGCTTCGACCCTCGAGCGCTGGCGCTGCTGGCGCAGATGCCCGCCTGGGACAAGGACCAATACCAACAGCACAGACCACTGTTGGCCCAGGGCGTGACCGCGCCGGGCCTGGCTCTGATCTCGACCATCGCGCAGAGCCTCGACCCCGAGCTGACGGTCACGGCGCGCGGCTCGGTGTCGCCACTGCACACCGACCTGCGGTTTGCCAAGCCGGGTGCGCCCAAATACAAGGACCACCTGCTGCTGACCTGCTGGCACGGCGCGGACAAGAGACAGGCGCCCATCCTGTGGCTGCGCATCGACGCCAAGCGGGCCGGCTTTGCCAGCGGCATCGCCTTTACGCCCGCCGTTCGCGATCTCTGGCGGCACGCCATCGCATCCAACGCCGGGCAACAACTGGACGAACACCTGCGTCGACTGATCGACGAACGTGGCGCAGAGATCGCAGGCGACACCCTGGCCAACGTGCCCAAGCCCTATCCGGCCGATCACCCGCGCGGCGACCTCCTTCGACTCAAGGGGTTCCAGGTGAGGTTCATCGAACCCCTGCCGACCTCGGTCGGTGATGCCGAGTTCGCCCGGTGGTGCGTCGAACGTTTCGAAGACCTGCAGCCCGTTCACGACTGGCTGCACGCCAACCTGTGCGGAGGTGCCGAATGAGAGAAGCCGAAGGCGAAGCCAACGACACGTTCTGGGACCTCATAGACGAGCTGAGGTTCGAGGATCCCAGGGTCGAGGAGGGCACCATCATGGGCGGCAGGTGCGCCCGGGTGTCTGGCGAGTTCCTCGGACTGTGCGACTACAAAGGGTCGGGCCTGGTGGTGAAGTTGCCACGAGAACGCGTAGACGAGTTGATAGCGCAGGGCATCGGACGCCCATTCGCACCGGCAAAAAAGGTGTTCCGGGAGTGGGTTGCAGTACCAGAAATCGACCCTGACCTCTGGAAGGCGCTGCTGCTGGAGGGCGTCGCTTTTGTTGCGCCCCGACAGAGCCGATAGCGCCTGCGCATTGGCGCGTTAGTTGACCGACACCCACAACGAGCGAGAGCGGGCCACGCAGTTGCCGTTTCGGTCGAAAGCGGCCGATGCGGCTGTGCGCTTGCGGCCGTCCCATTCGGCCACCCCATCGCCCTCCCATCCAACGAGGGCATAGGTCTCGCCGATCCTGATCGGCTCGAGCACCTCCACTGCCAACTGGACGGTGAACGCGACGCGGGTGCCGCCTGCGGTGCAGGCATACCAGGCCGCGGTGCAGTCGACAGCAGCCCACACCGCGGCATGGTCGACCGTTCCGTCTCCGATGTCGAAACGTGCGGGCGGAGTCCAGTCGGTGGCATAGCGGCCGTC
Above is a genomic segment from Acidimicrobiales bacterium containing:
- a CDS encoding DUF2461 family protein, which translates into the protein MTQPTDEFEGFDPRALALLAQMPAWDKDQYQQHRPLLAQGVTAPGLALISTIAQSLDPELTVTARGSVSPLHTDLRFAKPGAPKYKDHLLLTCWHGADKRQAPILWLRIDAKRAGFASGIAFTPAVRDLWRHAIASNAGQQLDEHLRRLIDERGAEIAGDTLANVPKPYPADHPRGDLLRLKGFQVRFIEPLPTSVGDAEFARWCVERFEDLQPVHDWLHANLCGGAE